In Myxocyprinus asiaticus isolate MX2 ecotype Aquarium Trade chromosome 32, UBuf_Myxa_2, whole genome shotgun sequence, one genomic interval encodes:
- the kcnk1a gene encoding potassium channel subfamily K member 1a produces MLQCLSGGSCMRVVEGYKSTWYFLVLVLAYVLYLIFGALVFSAVELPNEELLRQELRTIKQQFLQDNECVSDERLEEFLARALEASNYGVSVLNNATTNWNWDFTSALFFASTVLSTTGYGHTVPLSDGGKAFCIIYSVVGIPFTLLFLTAVVQRIMEFSTRRPVEYLHRRWGMSKPLLAALHASLLAFIIISCFFLIPAIIFSVLEEDWNFLESFYFCFISLSTIGLGDYVPGEGYHQRFRELYKLGITFYLIVGLIAMLVVLETFCELQQLKKLRKVFYVRKQKTEDQLNIVDHDHLSFASVSDQASSFREDKTDVFSDASPTATPNGPMDR; encoded by the exons ATGCTTCAGTGTCTATCGGGAGGTTCATGTATGCGTGTGGTAGAAGGTTACAAGTCTACGTGGTATTTTTTGGTCTTGGTGCTGGCGTATGTGCTATATCTGATATTCGGGGCTTTGGTGTTCTCCGCGGTGGAACTGCCGAATGAGGAGCTACTTCGACAGGAGCTTCGGACTATAAAACAGCAGTTTCTACAGGATAATGAATGTGTGTCTGATGAGAGACTGGAGGAGTTTCTGGCCAGAGCACTAGAGGCGAGTAATTACGGTGTGTCGGTTCTCAATAATGCCACCACTAACTGGAACTGGGATTTCACATCAGCGCTTTTCTTCGCCAGCACAGTGCTTTCCACGACAG GGTATGGCCACACGGTGCCTCTGTCGGATGGGGGTAAGGCCTTCTGCATTATTTACTCAGTGGTGGGCATCCCATTCACCCTCCTGTTCCTGACTGCTGTGGTGCAGAGGATCATGGAGTTCAGTACGCGCAGGCCTGTGGAGTATCTGCACCGGCGCTGGGGAATGTCCAAGCCTCTGCTGGCAGCCCTGCATGCTTCCCTGCTGGCCTTTATTATCATCTCCTGCTTCTTCCTCATACCTGCCATCATCTTCTCAGTACTGGAAGAGGATTGGAATTTCTTGGAGTCCTTCTATTTTTGCTTCATCTCTCTTAGTACCATTGGCTTGGGCGACTATGTGCCAGGAGAGGGCTACCACCAGAGGTTCAGAGAACTCTATAAATTGGGCATTACCT TCTACCTGATAGTGGGCCTGATCGCTATGTTGGTGGTTCTGGAAACCTTCTGTGAACTTCAGCAGCTGAAGAAGCTCAGAAAGGTGTTCTACGTGaggaaacagaaaacagaggACCAACTTAACATTGTGGATCATGATCACCTCTCctttgcctctgtgtctgaccAGGCATCCTCATTTAGAGAGGATAAAACTGATGTATTTTCAGATGCCTCACCCACTGCTACCCCTAACGGACCAATGGACCGATAA
- the slc35f3a gene encoding putative thiamine transporter SLC35F3a isoform X2 — translation MQREDEKDRESPQKDRGMRKTSDMSPRRLSDISPQLRQLKSLVIDEALNEELKSSRSVEYINNASIEERILRITGYYGYEPWNASLRGEDQSSREKMEVKVDSHAATGTVQSVRVNRQERLQFCLLMTAVHLRRALWGVTVVICICMSWSGCTQLAKITVRRLNVPFTLTWFSTSWNCVIFPLYYLGHLCCSKDRQTPRQRFRECCQFFGDDGLSVRMLLSRVAPFGVLWTLTSYLYLQGLRRIPATDACALFCCSRAFVFLISWIVLRDRFMGVRIVAAILAIGGIVMMTYADGFHSHSVIGISLVVGSASTAAMYKVLFKLVLGNAKIGEAAVYLTVLGGANLVFISAVPLILLVTGAEDFVSPGDLPWPSICGMSALLLVFNFLLNFGVLITLPTLISLGVVLSVPVNAVIDRYMCEIQLNSVRVIAASIICLGFLLLLLPKDWDQCLPQLWSMLHTQEEPQECARDKHSETLHIRPREARNCNSKTTGTPSIH, via the exons ATGCAGAGAGAGGatgaaaaagacagagagagtccCCAGAAAGACAG GGGAATGAGGAAGACTTCAGACATGAGCCCGCGCCGTCTGTCAGATATCAGTCCTCAACTCAGACAGCTGAAGTCCCTCGTCATCGATGAAGCTCTAAATGAAGAATTAAAGTCTTCGAGATCGGTAGAGTATATCAACAACGCATCCATAGAAGAGCGCATCCTGAGGATCACCGGTTACTATGGTTATGAGCCCTGGAACGCATCTCTCAGAG GGG AGGACCAATCCAGCAGAGAGAAAATGGAAGTGAAGGTAGATAGCCATGCTGCTACAGGAACTGTTCAGTCTGTTCGTGTGAACAGGCAGGAGAGACTGCAATTCTGTTTGCTTATGACCGCAGTCCACCTGCGCAGAGCACTATGGGGTGTCACGGTGGTGATCTGCATCTGCATGTCTTGGTCAGGCTGCACTCAGTTGGCTAAAATAACAGTCAGACGCTTGAATGTTCCATTCACCCTCACTTGGTTCTCCACGTCCTGGAACTGTGTCATCTTTCCTCTGTACTACTTGGGTCACCTGTGCTGTAGCAAAGACAGACAGACCCCTAGACAACGCTTCAG AGAGTGTTGTCAATTCTTTGGAGATGATGGACTGTCAGTGAGGATGCTGCTCTCTCGGGTGGCCCCATTTGGAGTGCTGTGGACTCTCACCAGCTATTTGTACCTTCAAGGCCTTCGCAGAATCCCTGCCACAGATGCCTGTGCCCTCTTCTGCTGCAGTCGTGCCTTTGTCTTCCTAATATCCTGGATTGTACTGCGGGATCGCTTCATGGGAGTGCGG ATTGTGGCAGCCATTTTAGCCATTGGAGGCATTGTTATGATGACATATGCAGATGGTTTCCATAGCCACTCTGTGATTGGCATCTCCCTTGTGGTTGGGTCTGCATCAACCGCAGCTATGTACAAA gttttgttCAAGCTTGTTCTGGGAAATGCAAAGATTGGTGAAGCAGCAGTGTATCTTACTGTTCTCGGTGGAGCTAATTTGGTCTTCATTAGTGCTGTACCTCTGATCCTGCTTGTCACAGGGGCTGAGGACTTTGTTTCACCTGGAGATTTGCCATGGCCAAGTATCTGTGGCATGTCTGCTCTTTTGCTGG TGTTCAACTTCCTGTTGAATTTTGGTGTTTTGATAACACTTCCTACTCTGATTTCTCTGGGTGTGGTCCTCAGTGTGCCTGTAAATGCTG TCATAGATCGCTACATGTGTGAGATCCAGCTCAACAGTGTCCGTGTTATAGCGGCATCTATCATTTGCCTGGGCTTCCTTTTGCTCTTGCTGCCTAAGGATTGGGACCAGTGCCTGCCTCAGTTATGGTCCATGCTGCACACACAGGAAGAGCCACAAGAGTGCGCAAGAGACAAACACTCAGAGACACTTCACATCAGACCAAGAGAAGCCAGGAACTGCAATTCCAAAACAACCGGTACTCCCAGTATACACTGA
- the slc35f3a gene encoding putative thiamine transporter SLC35F3a isoform X1, with product MCSSECRMKRSFSVPEGMRKTSDMSPRRLSDISPQLRQLKSLVIDEALNEELKSSRSVEYINNASIEERILRITGYYGYEPWNASLREDQSSREKMEVKVDSHAATGTVQSVRVNRQERLQFCLLMTAVHLRRALWGVTVVICICMSWSGCTQLAKITVRRLNVPFTLTWFSTSWNCVIFPLYYLGHLCCSKDRQTPRQRFRECCQFFGDDGLSVRMLLSRVAPFGVLWTLTSYLYLQGLRRIPATDACALFCCSRAFVFLISWIVLRDRFMGVRIVAAILAIGGIVMMTYADGFHSHSVIGISLVVGSASTAAMYKVLFKLVLGNAKIGEAAVYLTVLGGANLVFISAVPLILLVTGAEDFVSPGDLPWPSICGMSALLLVFNFLLNFGVLITLPTLISLGVVLSVPVNAVIDRYMCEIQLNSVRVIAASIICLGFLLLLLPKDWDQCLPQLWSMLHTQEEPQECARDKHSETLHIRPREARNCNSKTTGTPSIH from the exons ATGTGCTCATCGGAGTGCCGAATGAAACGCAGCTTCTCTGTTCCAGA GGGAATGAGGAAGACTTCAGACATGAGCCCGCGCCGTCTGTCAGATATCAGTCCTCAACTCAGACAGCTGAAGTCCCTCGTCATCGATGAAGCTCTAAATGAAGAATTAAAGTCTTCGAGATCGGTAGAGTATATCAACAACGCATCCATAGAAGAGCGCATCCTGAGGATCACCGGTTACTATGGTTATGAGCCCTGGAACGCATCTCTCAGAG AGGACCAATCCAGCAGAGAGAAAATGGAAGTGAAGGTAGATAGCCATGCTGCTACAGGAACTGTTCAGTCTGTTCGTGTGAACAGGCAGGAGAGACTGCAATTCTGTTTGCTTATGACCGCAGTCCACCTGCGCAGAGCACTATGGGGTGTCACGGTGGTGATCTGCATCTGCATGTCTTGGTCAGGCTGCACTCAGTTGGCTAAAATAACAGTCAGACGCTTGAATGTTCCATTCACCCTCACTTGGTTCTCCACGTCCTGGAACTGTGTCATCTTTCCTCTGTACTACTTGGGTCACCTGTGCTGTAGCAAAGACAGACAGACCCCTAGACAACGCTTCAG AGAGTGTTGTCAATTCTTTGGAGATGATGGACTGTCAGTGAGGATGCTGCTCTCTCGGGTGGCCCCATTTGGAGTGCTGTGGACTCTCACCAGCTATTTGTACCTTCAAGGCCTTCGCAGAATCCCTGCCACAGATGCCTGTGCCCTCTTCTGCTGCAGTCGTGCCTTTGTCTTCCTAATATCCTGGATTGTACTGCGGGATCGCTTCATGGGAGTGCGG ATTGTGGCAGCCATTTTAGCCATTGGAGGCATTGTTATGATGACATATGCAGATGGTTTCCATAGCCACTCTGTGATTGGCATCTCCCTTGTGGTTGGGTCTGCATCAACCGCAGCTATGTACAAA gttttgttCAAGCTTGTTCTGGGAAATGCAAAGATTGGTGAAGCAGCAGTGTATCTTACTGTTCTCGGTGGAGCTAATTTGGTCTTCATTAGTGCTGTACCTCTGATCCTGCTTGTCACAGGGGCTGAGGACTTTGTTTCACCTGGAGATTTGCCATGGCCAAGTATCTGTGGCATGTCTGCTCTTTTGCTGG TGTTCAACTTCCTGTTGAATTTTGGTGTTTTGATAACACTTCCTACTCTGATTTCTCTGGGTGTGGTCCTCAGTGTGCCTGTAAATGCTG TCATAGATCGCTACATGTGTGAGATCCAGCTCAACAGTGTCCGTGTTATAGCGGCATCTATCATTTGCCTGGGCTTCCTTTTGCTCTTGCTGCCTAAGGATTGGGACCAGTGCCTGCCTCAGTTATGGTCCATGCTGCACACACAGGAAGAGCCACAAGAGTGCGCAAGAGACAAACACTCAGAGACACTTCACATCAGACCAAGAGAAGCCAGGAACTGCAATTCCAAAACAACCGGTACTCCCAGTATACACTGA